A portion of the Kineosporia corallincola genome contains these proteins:
- a CDS encoding HipA domain-containing protein, with protein sequence MPRDSTPTNCIIKPALRAFQRHHVNEALCQRTAYQAGLLTAEVSLVEVADVHAVISHRYDRNQDDAGRWYRVHQEDLCQALAVHPSQKYQNDGGPGVAAVGRLIRQLQLDDRTVSAERFFKGLALNALIGGTDAHAKNYSLILIGNRAQIGPLYDVASAACYPQYERLDSAMKIGEHWRFLDVGISDWKRAAKQIGVPGEQGVAWVEELRRELPGALERAAASLPADVQAEANVMAERIAEHVNGTWRPDQTVTRPVSPGPGH encoded by the coding sequence ATTCCCCGGGATTCGACACCGACCAACTGCATCATCAAGCCCGCCCTGCGGGCCTTCCAGCGTCACCATGTCAACGAGGCGCTGTGCCAGCGGACCGCCTATCAGGCAGGTCTCCTGACGGCCGAGGTGAGCCTGGTCGAGGTGGCTGACGTCCACGCCGTCATTTCGCACCGCTACGACCGAAACCAGGACGACGCCGGCCGCTGGTACCGGGTTCACCAGGAAGATCTGTGTCAGGCTCTGGCGGTCCACCCCAGCCAGAAGTATCAGAATGACGGTGGCCCTGGCGTGGCCGCAGTCGGCAGGCTGATACGGCAACTCCAGCTGGACGACCGAACCGTCTCGGCTGAGCGCTTTTTCAAGGGTCTCGCTCTCAACGCCCTCATCGGTGGCACCGACGCTCATGCCAAGAACTACTCACTCATCCTGATCGGGAACCGCGCCCAGATCGGCCCGCTCTACGACGTCGCATCCGCGGCCTGCTATCCACAGTACGAGCGCCTGGACTCCGCCATGAAGATCGGAGAACACTGGCGATTTCTGGACGTCGGCATCTCCGACTGGAAGCGAGCGGCCAAGCAGATCGGTGTCCCTGGGGAGCAGGGCGTCGCCTGGGTCGAGGAACTGCGCCGAGAACTGCCCGGCGCTCTGGAACGTGCGGCCGCCTCACTACCGGCGGACGTGCAGGCCGAAGCCAACGTGATGGCTGAGCGCATCGCCGAGCACGTCAACGGGACGTGGCGTCCCGACCAGACCGTCACCCGCCCCGTCTCGCCCGGACCGGGACACTGA
- a CDS encoding HipA N-terminal domain-containing protein, with the protein MAGPQQLQVFLDGTFIGEVHQSPQGALSFTYDEEYRAAPDTTPLSLSMPLAAGKHTNKVVSAYLDGLLPDSDAARQRWGQQYGANPRNPFSLLRHVGRDAAGAVQIMPPDADASDAAERTGDIEWLSDDDFASLARDLAEHDEDWDPGRFGGRWSLAGAQPKTRCSATPKPEPWAFPGIRHRPTASSSPPCGPSSVTMSTRRCASGPPIRQVS; encoded by the coding sequence ATGGCAGGGCCGCAGCAGTTGCAGGTCTTCCTCGACGGCACATTCATCGGTGAGGTGCATCAGTCGCCGCAGGGAGCCTTGTCTTTCACCTACGACGAGGAATACCGAGCGGCCCCGGACACAACACCACTTTCGCTGTCCATGCCTCTGGCCGCAGGCAAGCACACGAACAAGGTGGTCAGCGCCTACCTCGACGGGCTGCTCCCCGACTCCGACGCAGCCCGCCAACGCTGGGGCCAGCAATACGGCGCCAACCCGAGAAACCCCTTCTCGCTCCTACGGCATGTCGGCCGCGATGCTGCGGGCGCGGTGCAGATCATGCCACCCGACGCGGACGCGTCCGACGCCGCCGAGCGAACCGGTGACATCGAGTGGCTCAGCGACGACGACTTCGCCTCGCTCGCACGTGATCTCGCCGAACACGACGAGGACTGGGACCCCGGCCGGTTCGGCGGCCGGTGGAGCCTGGCGGGCGCCCAGCCGAAGACGCGCTGTTCCGCGACCCCGAAACCGGAGCCTTGGGCATTCCCCGGGATTCGACACCGACCAACTGCATCATCAAGCCCGCCCTGCGGGCCTTCCAGCGTCACCATGTCAACGAGGCGCTGTGCCAGCGGACCGCCTATCAGGCAGGTCTCCTGA
- a CDS encoding helix-turn-helix domain-containing protein translates to MRVTTVRDIGALVRAARRAQGMTQAVLADRLGVGRDWIVRLESGQPRLETQKVLDALVVLGLALDVEQQPAATASASRAEPEAPPPETPQASRKSDATRSSRRTTAEPATRSSRAKDEGPTDPFVSLFAKRAR, encoded by the coding sequence ATGCGCGTCACCACTGTCCGCGACATCGGTGCACTGGTGCGTGCCGCCAGGCGTGCCCAGGGGATGACCCAGGCTGTCTTGGCCGATCGTCTGGGTGTCGGCCGCGATTGGATCGTGCGCCTGGAAAGCGGTCAGCCTCGCCTGGAGACCCAGAAGGTCCTGGACGCCCTGGTCGTCCTGGGCCTGGCTCTTGACGTCGAGCAACAACCCGCCGCCACCGCCTCAGCCTCGCGGGCCGAGCCTGAGGCGCCTCCACCCGAAACACCTCAGGCCAGCAGGAAGTCCGACGCTACTCGCAGCTCGCGCAGAACGACAGCCGAGCCTGCCACTCGCTCCTCCCGCGCCAAGGACGAGGGCCCCACCGACCCCTTCGTGTCGCTGTTCGCAAAACGAGCACGCTGA